One window from the genome of Choloepus didactylus isolate mChoDid1 chromosome 2, mChoDid1.pri, whole genome shotgun sequence encodes:
- the LOC119528166 gene encoding leucine-rich repeat-containing protein 34-like, producing MISSGRNVSNKCFKIHWGRRPGAGRARGRHGNAAAAARKVKEQVALSGGNGSLPGPRSHPGPHSNPHSDPGLGRRARLEKGIILNIAGNNRLMPVQRVTGEDFWTLSRILKKNPYIIGLDVRYNLLSHVGAYYAAKLLEKQLNIIYLNLMFNDIGPDGGELIAKVLHKNTTLKYLRMTGNKIENKGGMFFAAMLQVNSSLEKLDLGDCDLGMQSVIAFATVLTQNKAIRGINLNRPILYGEQEESTVHIGHMLKENHCLVELHVCKHDIKNYGIKQLCDALYLNTSLRYLDVSCNKITRDGMVYLADVLKSNTTLEIIDLSFNRIENAGASYLSESLTSHNRTLKVLSVVSNNIEGEGLVALSQSMKTNPTLTNIYVWGNKFDEATCMAYSDLIQMGHLQPDNTDVEPFVVDDHVYLAEVSNGLKKHYYWTPTYGEAYGHSSNAGFALVPIGHHL from the exons ATGATTTCTTCTGGCAGGAATG TTTctaataaatgctttaaaattcaTTGGGGCCGGCGGCCGGGTGCGGGACGCGCGCGGGGTCGCCATGGCAATGCCGCCGCCGCGGCCCGCAAGGTAAAAGAACAGGTGGCACTGTCGGGAGGAAATGGATCCCTCCCCGGCCCCAGGTCCCACCCGGGTCCCCACTCCAACCCCCACTCCGACCCTGGCCTCGGCCGAAGAGCACGATTGGAGAAAGGAATCATATTAAACATTGCTGGTAACAATCGCCTAATGCCAGTACAAAGAGTAACAGGTGAAGATTTTTGGACTCTTtccagaattttaaagaaaaatccataTATTATTGGTTTGGATGTTAGATATAATCTCCTCAGTCATGTAGGTGCATACTATGCTGCAAAACTGCTTGAGAAACAacttaatatcatttatttaaacCTTATGTTTAATGATATTGGGCCCGATGGTGGAGAATTGATTGCTAAAGTGCTACATAAGAATACAACTCTGAAGTACCTAAGAATGACTGGAAACAAGATTGAAAATAAAGGTGGAATGTTTTTTGCTGCAATGCTACAAGTTAATTCATCCTTGGAGAAATTAGATCTGGGAGACTGTGATCTTGGAATGCAAAGCGTGATAGCATTTGCTACAGTATTAACTCAAAACAAAGCAATTAGAGGAATAAATCTAAACCGTCCTATATTGTACGGCGAACAGGAAGAGTCCACAGTCCATATAGGCCACATGTTAAAAGAAAACCACTGTCTTGTGGAACTACATGTGTGTAAGCATGATATAAAAAATTATGGTATAAAACAGTTATGTGATGCACTGTATCTGAACACTAGCCTACGCTACCTTGATGTCAGCTGCAATAAAATAACTCGTGATGGAATGGTGTATTTGGCTGATGTACTGAAAAGCAACACTACCCTGGAAATAATAGATCTTTCTtttaacagaatagaaaatgcaGGAGCAAGCTATCTCAGTGAAAGTCTTACTTCACATAACAGGACTCTTAAAGTGTTGTCAGTAGTTAGCAACAACATAGAGGGAGAAGGTCTTGTTGCACTTTcacaatcaatgaaaacaaatCCCACACTCACTAACATCTACGTTTGGGGAAACAAATTTGATGAGGCTACATGTATGGCATATTCAGACTTAATTCAAATGGGCCATCTACAACCAGACAATACAGATGTGGAACCGTTTGTGGTAGATGACCATGTTTATCTTGCAGAAGTCTCCAATGGACTTAAAAAACATTATTATTGGACACCAACTTATGGAGAAGCTTATGGCCACTCATCTAATGCAGGTTTTGCCCTTGTACCAATAGGTCACCATCTATGA